TGTGGTTCATGAGATAGTGTCACTGGAGAGGTAACAAATAGCACAAGGTAAGGCTAAGAAACATGAACCCAATTTGAGAATTATGAGGTTGTGACAGTAATGATTTGCACCAGACTGAACAGTTGTTTCTCTGCACTCCCGTTGCCTCTTCTTTCTCGCCCTTCTCCCATGTTGCTTCCTCGTCATGTTGATGGACTTTGATGGGAAATCAGATCCATAGACATTCGTATTAACTGGCAAACTCCGTGTTCTAATGTTGATGATAATCTCATTCATGCCTCACTGTCATGGTTATGTTGTTTAACTGTAAAAATGTAGTTGATGTTCGTGGGTAGCTAATGCTGTTGCTAAACCCGTTTTGACATTAGTTATATGTAACGTTAGTATATCATATGTCCAAGAAATAAACGACCGGCTAGCTAACCTAACTACTTTTGCGTTTATCCAACTGTTTGACCAAGCAAGCAGCATGCGGTTGTGGTCATGGCTAGAGGAGATACAGTTTGTCAAACTTAGGTCTAAAGGtgattttttttctcttctttttGTTCTGTTTTTAGTGCACTTTAGCTAACcgttttcctaaccttaacctaattgtCCTAACCTGCAGTTTAAATTCGAACCTGCTACGAGAAGTCAATTCTGATACAAACTGCATCCCATCTAGTCAAAACCAGTGGCGTCACAAGtatctctgtggtctctctctatccgtctATTGAAGTATGTTAAAATACAATTATAATAGCATAGGCAGATTATAATTGTGTAAAAATTTATTTTGTAATTCAGCGCATGCTCACCCGGATCTACATTTTAGTTTGTTATTCCGGTTCTGCGCAGTAGGTTGTTATTGTTACGGAAGCTAAGAAGTAGCCTGAAGCGTGTCAACCTCAGTGGTTTGAAGCCAGTTCTGTGACAGTACTGTACGACACGTCAAGAGTACCCCCACTCTAAAGTAAGTACATCAAAACTGCTGTACCATCGACTAACTTAACTGCTTCTGTTTTGGAGTAGTCACTTCAATTTAGCACACAACTAACAAACGTTAGCAAATTAGAACATATCGCTAGTTTGAGCAGCAAAGCGCTCTAGAGTTGTCAGTCAGAAAATGGTTCTCTGCCTGGAGTGTATTCATTAGTCGGATTCCGTTGCAAAAATGTTTTGCCATGGAAACCGTGTAGCTACGCCAACCgaaagtttctattggacaaatccaGGTCCTCATGACGTTTTTCAACGGAATCTGgctaatgaatacacctctgGTATAATCTAATTCTCTCGAACTTTGCATTTCAGGTATGCCAAAAGTTGCACTGGTGACAGGTTCCAATAAGGGGATTGGATTTGCAATTGTGCGGTCGCTTTGCAAGCAATTCAATGGTGATGTTTTCCTCAGTGGCCGGGATGCTGGCCGTGGCACAGCGGCTGTGGAGAGCCTGAATTCTGAAGGGCTGAAACCCCTCTTCCAACAGCTTGACATCGACAATCCAGAAAGTGTGCGGGCGGCCCGAGATTTCTTCAATGAGAAATACGGTGGCCTTGATGTGCTCATTAACAATGCTGGGATTGCCTTTAAAAGTATGGAAATAAGTTGATCAAATGTAATAGCTACTATGATTGGCCATAATGATGCTATATGATGCCCCTTTGATCTGAGAGACGACTTATGTTTATTTTACAGATGCTGATACTACACCCTTTGGAACCCAAGCTGAGGTGACTCTCAAAACAAACTTCTTTGCCACAAGAGACATGTGCAATGAGTTTCTTCCCATCATCAAACCAGGAGGTAATACTGTTAGAACAAGCCAACTGACAGCTGGAACACTGATGCATAGCAATATATTTTAGAGCCTATCCCTTGGAACAGAGGGACCTTTTATGATCACACATCATTGTGTTTTATCACTTTCAGAACAATGATGTCCTATGACCATACACAATCTAGGACCCTGTGTTTTTTCTGTGCCACAGAACCTCACAACCGCATTGCCCGCCCTCTCTCATAGTCGTAGGGTTATTTTGCTGTGTCAATTGGCAGTAGATACCGTAACTGTTTATTTTACTAACATCACAgttgtttgtgtctctctgtcctcagggAGGGTGGTGAACGTGTCTAGTGTTATGAGCTCCATCGCCCTGAACCGCTGCAGCCCTGAACTCCAGGCCCGGTTCCGCagcaatgacatcacagaggaggAGCTGGTGGGGCTGATGGAGAGGTTTGTCCAGGAGGCCCAGGCAGGGGCGCACTCCCAGGGGGGCTGGCCCGACACAGCTTACGGGGTGTCCAAAACAGGCCTCACAGTGCTCTCCAGGATCCACGCCCGCAAGCTGAGGCATGAGAGACCAGCTGACCAGATCCTTCTGAATGCGTGCTGCCCAGGCTGGGTGAGGACCGATATGGCTGGGCCCACCGCCACCAAGTCACCTGACGAGGGCGCCATCACCCCCGTTTACCTGGCCCTGCTTCCTGCGGGGGCTGGGGAGCCGCAGGGACAGTTTGTGATGGACAAGAAGGTCCATCCGTGGTGAGGATTAGGTTATCGAGTAATGTGTGTATTCTGGAGGGGTTTAGAGTCTGGCTCTTATCTGTGGGAATGTGGGttaaatgcactgtatacattgGAAAGGACAACATCACAGGAAAATGCAGGAATGTTGATTTTTGGTAACACAAATGTGTAaacccaggtgtgtgtttgtttatccaATCTCACTCTAATAGTGTTTTTCAGGTCAATGGAATTAACCATGTTTTTAGCACCTACGTATGATATTGTATACAACATTTTACAAACAACTTATTTTCACACAATCAGGTGGGTTCTGTttagcaaaaaaaaaatgtttagcaTGTTTTGGCATtaatgtgtcacatatcagtttgcaaacaatgtaatttCATAATAAtttagttaataaagctgcatacaaacttGGTGTCTTTTTTTTGCTTTCTTTAGTAAGGCAGCTCCAAGATGCAGGtatttcagcctagctcagtgctttctgtggtgctAGGGCAGGCAGCGGGAAATATGGAGCGTAgagggttggtaatgttctctagttgcgccgtgattggctcagtgtaaTAGAAAATGTTGAAACTGGTGTAAAACAACAAAGTAAAAAGACTCAAAAACAAAACAGAGGTAGGTCAGGATTTTACaacttgatgttagatggttctgCACCATTAAAGTAGTCTGGGCCAGGATAAACTGTATACCAAGGTTTGTTTTTCTTTAAAAATGGTCACATAATGGCTCGAAGCCCGTAACAAAACGGACACAACATAaggaataacaaaaatatatttaataactGAAGTAACCTAAATACAATGGTGTATGTAGTGTGAGTGTTTGCATGCATAGATGTGGTGTTGAAAGGTGCCCAAGCAACCAATCCAATCAATGTGTCTGCATGGAGAAAGCCTCCTCAATGAATGGgaaagaggtgtatttatcccagaATTCACCtgggcccaggtgtgtcccatttcgctgacgaccctcccggctccgcccaccgacatcctattaaggaaaacaagagcaaagagaatTTGACAGGTGGTCGTCACAACCATTACAACTAACaatcaatatacagtggggcaaaaaagtatttagtcagccatcaattgtgcaagttctcccacttaaaaagatgaggcctgtaattttcatcatatgtacacttcaactatgacagacaaaatgaggggggaaaaatccagaaaatcacattgtaggattaatgaatttatttgcaaattatgttggaaaataagtattttgtcaataacaaaagtttctcaatactttgttatataccccttgttggcaatgacagaggtcaaatgttttctgtaagtcttcacaaggttttcacactgttgctggtattttgtcccattcctccatgcagatctcctctagagcagtgatgttttgggactgttgctgggcaacatgggaCTTTCAATTCCcttgatctggagactggctaggccactccaggaccttgaaattcttcttatgaagccactccttcgttgcctgggcggtgtgtttgggatcattgtcatgctgaaagacccagccatgtttcatcttcaatgcccttgctgatggaaggaggttttcactcaatctcacgatacatggccccattcattctttcctttacacggatcagtcgttctggtccctttgcagaaaaacagccccaaagcatgatgtttccacccccatgcttcacagtaggtatgttgTTCTTTTGaagcaactcagcattctttgtcctccaaacacgacgagttgagtttttaccaaaaagttatattttggtttcatctgcccatatgacattctcccaatcttcttctggatcatccaaatgctctctaacaaacttcagacgggcctggacatgtactggcttaagcaggggtcacgtctggcactgcaggatttgagtccctggcggcgtagtgtgttactgatggtaggctttgttactttggtcccagctctctgcaggtcattcactaggtgcccccgtgtggttctgggatttttgctcaccgttcttgtgatcattttgaccccacggggtgagatcttgcgtagagccccagattgagggagattatcagtggtcttgtatgtcttccatttcctaataattgctcccacagttgatttcttcaaaccaagctgcttacctattgcatattcagtcttcccagcctggtgcaggtctacaattttgtttctggtgccctttgacagctctttgttcttggccatagtggagtttggagtgtgactgtttgaggttgtggacaggtgtc
The window above is part of the Oncorhynchus gorbuscha isolate QuinsamMale2020 ecotype Even-year linkage group LG21, OgorEven_v1.0, whole genome shotgun sequence genome. Proteins encoded here:
- the cbr1 gene encoding carbonyl reductase [NADPH] 1, with protein sequence MPKVALVTGSNKGIGFAIVRSLCKQFNGDVFLSGRDAGRGTAAVESLNSEGLKPLFQQLDIDNPESVRAARDFFNEKYGGLDVLINNAGIAFKNADTTPFGTQAEVTLKTNFFATRDMCNEFLPIIKPGGRVVNVSSVMSSIALNRCSPELQARFRSNDITEEELVGLMERFVQEAQAGAHSQGGWPDTAYGVSKTGLTVLSRIHARKLRHERPADQILLNACCPGWVRTDMAGPTATKSPDEGAITPVYLALLPAGAGEPQGQFVMDKKVHPW